The genomic window TTCCACGCAATATACCGGACGAGCGATTGACCGCCCTCATAGATCAGCGTGCCGGCAAGGAAGTCATCCGACCCAAGATCGAGCTTACTGGATACTGCGGCAATGCGCAGCGGAACATCGAGATCGTTTGTCCAGCCGTCGGGCTCCATGTACCGCGCCATCCCTTCGTTGAACCATCGCGGCACTTTGGGCTCTGGGGCAAGCACATCGAGCCAGGTATGTGTCGCGCGGGCAATTACAATATGCGTGAACTCATGCGAGAGCACCGAGCGCAGCCACTTCGAAGTGCCACTTGCACGCAGCGAAAAGAGGTTATCATCCAGGATGCCGCGCAGCCAGACGAAAATGTAGTCGTCCATAAATGCGAAGGCATTGCGTTCCTCGTCGTTATCAGAAAGATAAATCCGGACCTTGCCAGACATCTCTGTCTCGAGATTTGTCGTGACGACCCGATAGACTTCCTCCGCAATCGGCGCCGCGATTCGCGCGATGGAATCGAGGCCCTGATGATATACGATCACGAAATGATCGGTCTCGATCTCTTGCCAGAATAATTCTGGATGATTCGCTCCGGTCACACCAAACAGTTGTGCGGATGCGGGCTGGCTGCCAAAGATCACGCCAGCAAGGAGGAGCAGCGATAATACGGTCGAGCGACGTATTACAAATGCCCTGGTCCGGATCTGCATCATAAACCTCGGTGATCTCAATCTCAAAACGCGCGCTAATTCACTACACCGTTAGATCGACGATCTCATTTAACTTTGGAAGATATACATTCCATCCAAGCTCCTTCTCGATGACGCCTTTGAGTATGGTACGCGGACCATCCTCTCCGTGAGTCAGAAAGAGCCGTTTCGGCGGTTTGGGAATTTGGCGGAGCCAAGCGATGATTTCCCGCTGATCGGCATGGGCACTGAAATTCGTGAGTGACAAGATACGTGCTTTCACAGGAATATGCTCGCCAAAGATCGTCGCTGTCTGGGCACCATTGAGCAAATCCCGCCCGAGTGTTTCTTCGGCTTGATACCCTGTGAAGAGAACGATCGTATTCTCATCCGGCAACCGGTTCGCCAGATGATGCATGATGCGTCCGCCGGTGGCCATTCCGCTTGCGCTGATGATGATCGCTGGGCCTTTGAGTTGATTCAGACGCTTCGAATCCTCCACGGTCTGTGTAAAATGCAGGGAGGGAAAAGACAGAGGATTCTTGTCGGGCTCCTGCATCTCGGAAGTCAGCAGCGTGTGCTCCTCAGGATACTTCTCGTACAGCGCAGTGACCGAGGTGGCCATCGGGCTATCAACATAGGTCGGGACCGCCGGGATTCGCTTATCACGAATCAGCGCATTCAAACAGTAAATCAATTCCTGCGCGCGATCGACTGCAAACGCTGGAATGACCAGCACGGCCGCCGAGGCCAACACGTCCTTCATAATCCCATACAGCTCCTCTGTCGGATCGATGTTCGCATGTTGCTTGTCCCCATACGTCGATTCGCAGACGACATAATCGGCGGCCGGCGGCGGCTCTTTGACTTTGAGATAGATCGGATGCTCGCGGCCAATATCGCCGGAGAAGAGCACGCGGACCGCGCCAGTCGCATTATCATTCGGGCCATCGATGCGCTTCTCCATCAGCACCGAGCACGAACCCAGGATATGGCCCGCGTTGGAATACTCGAAGCTGATCGAATCCGGCAGCACCTTCTTCGTATGACGTTCCTGCACGTGGAAGAATCCGAGCGCGCGTTCTGTGTCGATGTCATCATACAGCGGAAGTGCCGGCTTATGACGGGAGTAATGATGCCGGTTGGCAGACTGCGCGTCCTCCATTTGCAGATGCGCGCTATCGCGCAAAATAAACTGCGTGACCTCGTGCGTTGCCGGTGTACACCAGACTTGTCCGGCAAAACCGGATTTCACAAGACGTGGGATATATCCGGTATGGTCGAGGTGCGCGTGGGTCAGCACAACATTCGCGATGTCCGAGATCTGCACCGGAAATGGAGTCCAGTTCATTTCACGGAGCGCTCGACCGCCCTGGAAGAGTCCACAATCGAGCAAGACGCCGCGATGGGTCGCGGTGCGTAAGAAGTACTTCGAGCCGGTCACTTGTCCGGCTGCGCCAAGAAATTGAAGAGATAGCACGGATGATCAGGTTTGATGATTGGTTGCAGCGACAATATGGGAACGGAGAGAGCCTCTTCATAATTCGGCGGCAAAACAACAAAGCCCCTCACCACTCAGGCAAGGGGCTTTGAGACACTTCAATTCCGAATTATTCTTTCACTAACTTAATCGTCCGCACTTCCCCAGTGCCGAGCGTGATGCGGAGATAGTACGTGCCCGAGGCGCAGCGCGAGAAGTCGATTGGGATTTGGTGCTGGCCCGATTCGAACAAGCCATCCCCCGTCTTTTGAAGCGAGGGGCACGGCGTGTTGTTGCCCATCACATCGAAGACCTCCACGCGCACATACTCCGCATCCGAGAGATCGAACCGAAGCGTCGTCACGTCATGCAGCGGGTTCTCCGATACCGAGTACGACGAGACGTGCTTGCCAAAATCTCCGCCGCTCGGCACCCAGGCGTATTTAAAGTGGATCGCCAAAAGTGAGTCTAAGCCAAGCTGCTGCATCGTCGGCAGAGTAGTATCCAGCTTATAGGCAGAAGGATTGTTCGCCCATTGCTCGCGCTGAGCTTCACGCGACCAATCATACTCTTGTCTCAAGGCTGGAGTATCGCATGTAGTATTGTGGATAAGCCACGCGAGGACCGCCAAGCTGATATTTGTCCCTCTCGAAAAACTTCCGGGCGTTGTATCGTTCGGCAATGGTAACGATCCCATGATTTGCTCGACGTCCGCGCAAAAATATTCCTGATCCCGAGTGTTCAAATAGAGTACAGACTCAAGCCACTTAAGATATGGATCGCGCATCACACCGCCGTAAGGCCCATAAAGATGTGTCACCGCACTCGTCATGTCCCTAAATGCCTGAGGAGTACTAACGTTGTACGAGCAAGTTTCGATGAACCGCTTGAGTGTGTCATAGGATTTCTGCCATTCATGATATTCTGATCCCAAATAATCACCTGACCAGAACATGTCATTGCAAGCTTGGGCGGTATCCGCCCACTCCGGTGCTTTCTTGCTCTGGGGATTGGGGAGCTGTTTAACGGCTGCGCCACCACCCCAACCGGTGCCACAACTGACAGACGGGCGCGATGTAATTGTGGGCGCCGTTCGCCGACCAGTAGGGTTGGCCGAAAAGGTAATCGTGTAGTATGGTGGGTGAAGCGGAGGTATTTCCGCCTCCGCGTTTATGTCAGTGCCACTATTCCAAACGCACTGGTAGCACGGAGATGCAGACGTGTATGCATCGGGATAAACACCATAGCCCCAGAAGTTATTATCGATGTTACCAAGATTGATGGTTGCGTCGGTATGAATCACAGGGCTGTACGAACCAGTTGATGTAGAGTAAAGATCGTTCTCACCCCAGTTAGTCCACCCACTCAGAAGCTTACCTACGAATATATTAGAGGTACCATCCGAAATATAGATAGGAATCGGAAAAGGAGCAGCAACGGTATTGCCGGATGAGGGCCCGTAAATTTCATTATACGCCGCATAATCATCCGTTGGGCCATGGACCCCGGTTAAGTTGGGCCGCGAAGAATTCCACAATTCAATTTCATAGTCCACATTGTCATATATGTTATTGAAGATGAGAAATGACCTATCGGCAAATAGACCAAAATAGCCGACATCATTGCTACTCAAAGTATTCAACTTTAAGTAACCTCCTCCATAACGCGAGACTATCCCTCTTCCGCCCCAATTGAAGCCGCCTGTGCCACACCCTTTCTCGCTCTCTAGTTGCAAGTACTGTATGGTGTTGTTGCATATGAAAGGGTATGACATTGTCGTATAGGGGCCACCTGCAACGAGTTCTCGTACAAAAATTCCGTATGCAAATCCGTAGTCAGTAATAGTATTGCCTTCAACATTCGCCGTGGTGTTTTCAAGAATGATCGCGACGGGCGGTTCATCTTGCACGTCAACATTCTGATCACAATTATTATACTCGAAGTGATTATCGAAAATGTCGATCGGTCCGATTTGAGAGCCGTCGTATCCTTCACTATTGAAACTCCGAATATATATCCCATAGACTGGAAAAGGCAGACCGCTGGAGGTATGAGGGAATGCTTGATTGGGTGAAAATGCCTCGAAATGATTTCCTGATATTGTGATATGGGGATAACCCGGCGCCGGATAGCCGCCAATAGTCGAATAAGTATATTGATCATTCTCGGCCAGTATCGTGTACCCTCGCAAATTGTTAAACGTCATATTCTCAATTTGGTATGTGTCGGTTGCATACCGGGTCAAGTCTC from Bacteroidota bacterium includes these protein-coding regions:
- a CDS encoding MBL fold metallo-hydrolase translates to MLSLQFLGAAGQVTGSKYFLRTATHRGVLLDCGLFQGGRALREMNWTPFPVQISDIANVVLTHAHLDHTGYIPRLVKSGFAGQVWCTPATHEVTQFILRDSAHLQMEDAQSANRHHYSRHKPALPLYDDIDTERALGFFHVQERHTKKVLPDSISFEYSNAGHILGSCSVLMEKRIDGPNDNATGAVRVLFSGDIGREHPIYLKVKEPPPAADYVVCESTYGDKQHANIDPTEELYGIMKDVLASAAVLVIPAFAVDRAQELIYCLNALIRDKRIPAVPTYVDSPMATSVTALYEKYPEEHTLLTSEMQEPDKNPLSFPSLHFTQTVEDSKRLNQLKGPAIIISASGMATGGRIMHHLANRLPDENTIVLFTGYQAEETLGRDLLNGAQTATIFGEHIPVKARILSLTNFSAHADQREIIAWLRQIPKPPKRLFLTHGEDGPRTILKGVIEKELGWNVYLPKLNEIVDLTV